One genomic window of Vespula pensylvanica isolate Volc-1 chromosome 12, ASM1446617v1, whole genome shotgun sequence includes the following:
- the LOC122633650 gene encoding restin homolog isoform X4: MTEAKPSGIRPPSKIGRPCCTIPPRPAIPPPSPKASSGNSMDHLWETHGRKLSEAGLRRGSDTSVVLTEDTDSFIIGDRVWVGGTKPGSIAYIGETQFAPGDWAGVVLDEPIGKNDGSVAGCRYFQCEPKRGIFSRLTRLTRQPLPEASSPTQRTPTTPPDSTRGCLIKSVSPSLNASTTSLSSTVSQRDLKIGERVIVSSSQGSKTGVLRYMGATEFAPGEWCGVELDDPLGKNDGSVGDKRYFECRPKYGLFAPAHKVSRSPSSKRTSCVIHKPSGAALNSTLKRTNSRESLVSISSVNSSIAGSRIATGATRRPGMRTSTPIQSSLQEMLKEKQQEIEFLRRERDLERDRVTKAANQADQAEQSVILMKQEYDKYREEMQKTVLNAETTLKKLLEEKNALAMQLEEERRKCEDLLFRFEEESINKDDIQVINTVNENRIKALEKQLSEERERVIQLERDSTKLFEAEEELARLRSNASNQDKKEFEDLRNHNENLKETKAELEKQVNEKTVLIEEYLVSMKSLEIKLNEKEKECILKVEAENDLQKNLERAKEDLEEKLNYIENMREEFETNTSALKKELNEMKRTIEEVNERHATEKQSLISEYEKIVEDKNKQIEMKSQQLATESQKHLENQSNVLENLKAENMKRINELSESFGQQLNVKDTKLKEISTQLNEKISEARKLTNELSDQQDLYNKKDKELNDTLQKLEELNSQLKAAEDKNVLLSDQLRTREHAAEDTKKIMKEKEKLEEDLSMLRATATDSSAYLEKLNEELKIKDKELMEIRASMTAEIGELKKQFQEEIEEKSKYIEEISLDTSQKSMIINKVEKEISELKSIVESKDEEIKHLVEKNSELQYALTLSEQTKTNLESELRVFESNIENLNQQLTRAEEKLVNVSSQKEKLELDIANLISSSANSSEQLTKYNEELREKEREIDKLQEKVYQRENQLTSAQGRLESTEEELNKNISSLQQLRLETEDVKSELIKEKRQCVELSEKIKEQESKEKDLLGAIEIAKATEITLKEKCETISDLTERLNQIEEEKVILRKRYETAEESFKKESSSLRKQLDDVKTELITSQEEMKALQKAKVKLEADQSANRWSIEELTEKLTSETEARSKIESLISEKDSKIKSLENVLSDLRREKETITLNKETIHQDFTNTLNTMENTITDLNKKLVVATGDIETKSNELAVAQAEAEQRKIEISELAKELDSFKNSQIQSNDKLNGLEDKLKEKDDELRKADENKISLENNLKQLEIELKNVQSDVVTKNNLLTELNEKIRNIQDTKEDSIIQLQNKLENDIKAKESALDISKKRNNELEKEKESLEELLAKQTADLNANEVTINNLKEQLKTLQDRQERQTKAEDDSKKEEVKVMLNEIEEMHKQQQNLLITKDSLEKLIKEQDSKIDMLTNTIKSKEKEAEKNTQNLIEKLNIVTTEAAQLKEVQSRLEKENKQITSKLSEATNQLKLSRENIKNNFDAAGGDMNQEMDKDIDVIRLKEENETVKSQIDFLNSVIVDMQRKNETLLCKIEVLEMGVPANEADDYNRSTLEKRNKAPRMFCDICDQFDLHETEDCPRQAQDFSESEKIIKSPKKPSLERPYCENCETFGHDTRDCDDTETY, translated from the exons atgaCGGAAGCGAAGCCATCGGGAATAAGACCACCTTCGAAAATCGGCAGACCATGTTGCACTATACCACCGAGACCAGCTATTCCTCCACCATCTCCGAAAGCATCATCAGGCA ACAGTATGGATCATCTCTGGGAAACGCATGGTCGTAAATTAAGTGAAGCTGGATTGCGCAGAGGATCAG ATACTAGTGTCGTATTGACGGAGGACACGGACAGCTTCATAATAGGAGATCGAGTATGGGTTGGTGGGACGAAGCCTGGTTCAATAGCTTACATCGGCGAAACACAATTTGCTCCAGGAGATTGGGCTGGCGTAGTACTCGACGAGCCCATAG GAAAGAACGACGGGTCTGTAGCTGGCTGTCGATATTTCCAATGCGAACCTAAACGTGGAATTTTCTCACGTTTAACGAGATTGACCAGACAACCTCTACCAGAAGCATCGTCTCCGACCCAAAGAACTCCTACAACACCACCGGATAGTACAAGGGGATGCTTAATCAAGTCCGTTTCACCCTCATTGA aCGCATCGACTACCAGCCTCTCGTCAACGGTCTCGCAAAGGGATTTGAAAATAGGTGAAAGGGTCATTGTATCCTCCAGTCAGGGAAGCAAAACAGGAGTACTACGTTATATGGGAGCAACGGAGTTTGCACCTGGGGAATGGTGTGGAGTCGAATTGGATGATCCTCTTGGGAAAAACGATGGTTCTGTCGGTGATAAAAG GTACTTCGAATGTCGACCAAAATACGGCCTGTTTGCGCCAGCTCACAAGGTCAGTAGGTCACCCTCGAGCAAAAGAACATCCTGCGTGATTCACAAGCCGTCTGGTGCTGCTCTTAACTCGACCTTGAAGAGGACAAATTCTCGAGAATCATTAGTCTCAATTTCCAGTGTTAACAGCAGTATAGCTGGCTCGAGAATTGCTACAGGCGCTACTAGG CGGCCTGGTATGCGCACGTCGACACCTATTCAAAGTTCATTGCAG GAAATGTTAAAGGAGAAACAACAGGAAATAGAATTTCTACGAAGGGAACGAGATTTGGAAAGAGATCGTGTCACAAAGGCCGCCAATCAGGCTGATCAAGCGGAACAATctgtaattttaatgaaacaagAATATGATAAG tatCGCGAGGAGATGCAAAAGACCGTTCTCAATGCAGAAACGAcgcttaaaaaattattggaagAGAAGAACGCATTGGCGATGCAGttagaagaggagagaagaaaatgcgAGGACCTACTCTTCCGTTTTGAGGAAGAATCCATCAATAAAGACGATATACAA GTAATAAATACAGTAAATGAAAACAGGATCAAGGCACTTGAGAAACAACTTTCGGAGGAAAGGGAACGTGTTATACAACTTGAACGCGACAGTACGAAATTATTCGAAGCTGAGGAAGAACTTGCTCGTTTACGTAGTAATGCGAGTAAtcaagacaaaaaagaattcgaag ATTTGCGTAATCACAATGAAAATTTGAAGGAAACGAAAGCCGAATTGGAAAAGCAAGTTAACGAGAAAACCGTTTTAATAGAGGAATATCTCGTCTCTATGAAAAgtcttgaaataaaattgaacgagaaggaaaaagaatgtattTTGAAAGTGGAAGCTGAAAACGATCTTCAAAAGAACTTGGAACGAGCTAAGGAAGATCTtgaagagaaattaaattacatcgaAAACATGAGAGAAGAATTTGAAACTAATACGAGTGCTTTGAAGAAGGAATTAAACGAGATGAAGAGAACTATCGAGGAGGTTAACGAAAGGCACGCGACTGAGAAACAATCGTTGATATCGGAATATGAGAAGATTGTCGAAGATAAGAACAAgcaaatagaaatgaaatctcAACAATTGGCAACAGAGTCGCAAAAACATTTGGAAAATCAGAGCAACGTTTTGGAAAATTTAAAAGCTGAGAATATGAAACGTATCAACGAGTTATCCGAATCGTTTGGTCAACAATTGAATGTTAAAGATACGAAACTTAAAGAAATATCTACGCAATTGAACGAGAAAATTTCAGAAGCTCGAAAACTCACCAACGAGTTGTCCGATCAACAggatttgtataataaaaaggacAAGGAATTGAATGATACATTGCAAAAACTTGAAG AATTAAATTCACAATTGAAAGCGGccgaagataaaaatgttttgcTTTCTGATCAACTTCGGACTCGGGAACATGCGGCCGAggatacgaagaaaataatgaaggagaaagaaaaattg GAAGAAGACTTGTCTATGTTAAGAGCTACGGCAACAGATTCCTCTgcatatttagaaaaattgaacgaagaattgaaaataaaagacaaagagcTTATGGAAATACGAGCTTCCATGACGGCAGAGATCGgagaattaaagaaacaatttcaagaagaaatcgaagagaaatccAAATACATCGAAGAGATTAGTTTAGACACGTCGCAGaaatcaatgataataaataaagtagaGAAGGAAATTTCTGAATTGAAATCAATCGTCGAAAGCAAAGACGAAGAGATAAAACATCTAGTAGAAAAGAATTCAG AATTACAGTATGCTCTTACATTATCCGAGCAAACTAAAACGAATTTGGAAAGTGAACTTCGAGTATTCGAATCTAATATAGAGAATTTAAATCAACAATTAACAAGGGCTGAAGAGAAGCTAGTAAATGTATCTTCccagaaagagaaattg GAATTGGATATAGCAAACTTGATAAGTAGTTCTGCGAATTCCTCCGAACaattaacgaaatataacGAGGAGTTgcgggaaaaagaaagagaaattgataaattacAAGAGAAGGTctatcaaagagaaaatcaatTGACAAGCGCGCAAGGAAGATTAGAAAGTACGGAAGAAgaacttaataaaaatatatcttcgttGCAACAATTACGTTTAGAGACGGAGGATGTTAAAtcagaattaattaaagagaaaagacagtGCGTCGAATTATccgagaagataaaagaacagGAATCTAAGGAAAAGGATCTTCTCGGTGCAATAGAAATTGCAAAAGCTACGGAAATAActttgaaagagaaatgtgAAACGATCTCTGATCTTACCGAACGATTAAACCAAattgaggaagaaaaagttattCTTCGTAAACGGTATGAAACTGCAGAGGagtcgtttaaaaaagaatcgtcgAGTCTTCGAAAACAATTGGATGATGTCAAGACAGAATTGATTACGTCgcaagaagaaatgaaagctTTGCAAAAGGCGAAAGTAAAGTTGGAAGCTGATCAAAGTGCGAATCGTTGGTCGATCGAAGAATTAACTGAGAAGCTCACCTCGGAAACGGAAGCTCGATCTAAAATTGAATCTTTAATTTCTGAAAAggattcgaaaataaaatcgttagaAAACGTACTTTCAGATTTAcgacgagaaaaggaaactataacgttaaataaagaaactatACATCAAGATTTCACGAACACATTGAATACTATGGAAAATACTATAAcggatttaaataaaaaattagttgTCGCTACTGGAGATATAGAAACTAAGAGTAACGAATTGGCTGTTGCACAAGCAGAAGCTGAGCAacgtaaaatagaaatttcggAGCTCGCAAAGGAATTAGATTCCTTCAAAAATTCTCAAATACAGTCCAACGATAAATTGAATGGTTTAGAGgataaattaaaggaaaaggaCGATGAACTTCGTAAAGCTGATGAAAATAAGATtagtttagaaaataatttaaaacaattaGAAATAGAATTGAAGAATGTACAATCCGATGTAGTTACTAAGAATAATTTACTTACtgaattgaatgaaaaaataagaaatatacagGATACTAAGGAAGATTCTATAATTCAATTACAAAATAAGTTGGAAAATGATATTAAGGCTAAAGAATCTGCATTAGATATTAGTAAGAAGCGTAAtaatgaattagaaaaagaaaaagagtcgCTTGAAGAACTTCTTGCAAAACAAACTGCTGATTTAAATGCGAATGAAGtaactataaataatttaaaggaACAATTAAAAACTTTACAAGATAGGCAAGAACGACAAACGAAAGCTGAAGATGAttctaagaaagaagaagttaaAGTTATGTTGAACGAGATAGAGGAAATGcataaacaacaacaaaatttattaattacgaaagattctctcgaaaaattaattaaggaACAAGATAGTAAAATTGATATGTTAACAAATACTATTAAAAGTAAGGAGAAGGAAGCCGAAAAAAATACGCAAAAtctcattgaaaaattaaatattgttacgACAGAAGCAGCACAATTGAAAGAAGTACAAAGTCGTCT ggagaaggaaaataaacaGATTACTTCAAAATTATCTGAGGCTACGAATCAATTGAAATTATCACgtgaaaacataaaaaataattttgat GCAGCTGGAGGTGATATGAATCAAGAAATGg ataaagaCATTGATGTGataagattaaaagaagaaaacgagacgGTTAAAAGTCagatcgattttttaaattctgtAATAGTGGATATgcagagaaaaaatgaaacccTCTTGTGTAAAATAGAAGTTTTAGAGATGGGTGTACCCGCAAATGAAGCAGACGATTACAATCG GAGTACattagaaaaacgaaataaagcaCCTCGTATGTTCTGTGATATTTGCGATCAATTTGATTTACACGAGACAGAGGATTGCCCGCGTCAAGCACAAGATTTTTCAGAATctgaaaagattataaaatctCCGAAGAAACCATCTTTGGAGAGACCGTATTGTGAGAATTGCGAAa CCTTTGGACACGACACACGTGATTGCGATGATACAGAAACATATTAA
- the LOC122633650 gene encoding restin homolog isoform X6, translating to MDHLWETHGRKLSEAGLRRGSDTSVVLTEDTDSFIIGDRVWVGGTKPGSIAYIGETQFAPGDWAGVVLDEPIGKNDGSVAGCRYFQCEPKRGIFSRLTRLTRQPLPEASSPTQRTPTTPPDSTRGCLIKSVSPSLNASTTSLSSTVSQRDLKIGERVIVSSSQGSKTGVLRYMGATEFAPGEWCGVELDDPLGKNDGSVGDKRYFECRPKYGLFAPAHKVSRSPSSKRTSCVIHKPSGAALNSTLKRTNSRESLVSISSVNSSIAGSRIATGATRRPGMRTSTPIQSSLQEMLKEKQQEIEFLRRERDLERDRVTKAANQADQAEQSVILMKQEYDKYREEMQKTVLNAETTLKKLLEEKNALAMQLEEERRKCEDLLFRFEEESINKDDIQKERSDQSSVEDRRYRRHRKVINTVNENRIKALEKQLSEERERVIQLERDSTKLFEAEEELARLRSNASNQDKKEFEDLRNHNENLKETKAELEKQVNEKTVLIEEYLVSMKSLEIKLNEKEKECILKVEAENDLQKNLERAKEDLEEKLNYIENMREEFETNTSALKKELNEMKRTIEEVNERHATEKQSLISEYEKIVEDKNKQIEMKSQQLATESQKHLENQSNVLENLKAENMKRINELSESFGQQLNVKDTKLKEISTQLNEKISEARKLTNELSDQQDLYNKKDKELNDTLQKLEELNSQLKAAEDKNVLLSDQLRTREHAAEDTKKIMKEKEKLEEDLSMLRATATDSSAYLEKLNEELKIKDKELMEIRASMTAEIGELKKQFQEEIEEKSKYIEEISLDTSQKSMIINKVEKEISELKSIVESKDEEIKHLVEKNSELQYALTLSEQTKTNLESELRVFESNIENLNQQLTRAEEKLVNVSSQKEKLELDIANLISSSANSSEQLTKYNEELREKEREIDKLQEKVYQRENQLTSAQGRLESTEEELNKNISSLQQLRLETEDVKSELIKEKRQCVELSEKIKEQESKEKDLLGAIEIAKATEITLKEKCETISDLTERLNQIEEEKVILRKRYETAEESFKKESSSLRKQLDDVKTELITSQEEMKALQKAKVKLEADQSANRWSIEELTEKLTSETEARSKIESLISEKDSKIKSLENVLSDLRREKETITLNKETIHQDFTNTLNTMENTITDLNKKLVVATGDIETKSNELAVAQAEAEQRKIEISELAKELDSFKNSQIQSNDKLNGLEDKLKEKDDELRKADENKISLENNLKQLEIELKNVQSDVVTKNNLLTELNEKIRNIQDTKEDSIIQLQNKLENDIKAKESALDISKKRNNELEKEKESLEELLAKQTADLNANEVTINNLKEQLKTLQDRQERQTKAEDDSKKEEVKVMLNEIEEMHKQQQNLLITKDSLEKLIKEQDSKIDMLTNTIKSKEKEAEKNTQNLIEKLNIVTTEAAQLKEVQSRLEKENKQITSKLSEATNQLKLSRENIKNNFDAAGGDMNQEMDKDIDVIRLKEENETVKSQIDFLNSVIVDMQRKNETLLCKIEVLEMGVPANEADDYNRSTLEKRNKAPRMFCDICDQFDLHETEDCPRQAQDFSESEKIIKSPKKPSLERPYCENCETFGHDTRDCDDTETY from the exons ATGGATCATCTCTGGGAAACGCATGGTCGTAAATTAAGTGAAGCTGGATTGCGCAGAGGATCAG ATACTAGTGTCGTATTGACGGAGGACACGGACAGCTTCATAATAGGAGATCGAGTATGGGTTGGTGGGACGAAGCCTGGTTCAATAGCTTACATCGGCGAAACACAATTTGCTCCAGGAGATTGGGCTGGCGTAGTACTCGACGAGCCCATAG GAAAGAACGACGGGTCTGTAGCTGGCTGTCGATATTTCCAATGCGAACCTAAACGTGGAATTTTCTCACGTTTAACGAGATTGACCAGACAACCTCTACCAGAAGCATCGTCTCCGACCCAAAGAACTCCTACAACACCACCGGATAGTACAAGGGGATGCTTAATCAAGTCCGTTTCACCCTCATTGA aCGCATCGACTACCAGCCTCTCGTCAACGGTCTCGCAAAGGGATTTGAAAATAGGTGAAAGGGTCATTGTATCCTCCAGTCAGGGAAGCAAAACAGGAGTACTACGTTATATGGGAGCAACGGAGTTTGCACCTGGGGAATGGTGTGGAGTCGAATTGGATGATCCTCTTGGGAAAAACGATGGTTCTGTCGGTGATAAAAG GTACTTCGAATGTCGACCAAAATACGGCCTGTTTGCGCCAGCTCACAAGGTCAGTAGGTCACCCTCGAGCAAAAGAACATCCTGCGTGATTCACAAGCCGTCTGGTGCTGCTCTTAACTCGACCTTGAAGAGGACAAATTCTCGAGAATCATTAGTCTCAATTTCCAGTGTTAACAGCAGTATAGCTGGCTCGAGAATTGCTACAGGCGCTACTAGG CGGCCTGGTATGCGCACGTCGACACCTATTCAAAGTTCATTGCAG GAAATGTTAAAGGAGAAACAACAGGAAATAGAATTTCTACGAAGGGAACGAGATTTGGAAAGAGATCGTGTCACAAAGGCCGCCAATCAGGCTGATCAAGCGGAACAATctgtaattttaatgaaacaagAATATGATAAG tatCGCGAGGAGATGCAAAAGACCGTTCTCAATGCAGAAACGAcgcttaaaaaattattggaagAGAAGAACGCATTGGCGATGCAGttagaagaggagagaagaaaatgcgAGGACCTACTCTTCCGTTTTGAGGAAGAATCCATCAATAAAGACGATATACAA aaagagagaagtgatCAAAGT aGTGTCGAGGATCGAAGATATCGAAGACACCGCAAA GTAATAAATACAGTAAATGAAAACAGGATCAAGGCACTTGAGAAACAACTTTCGGAGGAAAGGGAACGTGTTATACAACTTGAACGCGACAGTACGAAATTATTCGAAGCTGAGGAAGAACTTGCTCGTTTACGTAGTAATGCGAGTAAtcaagacaaaaaagaattcgaag ATTTGCGTAATCACAATGAAAATTTGAAGGAAACGAAAGCCGAATTGGAAAAGCAAGTTAACGAGAAAACCGTTTTAATAGAGGAATATCTCGTCTCTATGAAAAgtcttgaaataaaattgaacgagaaggaaaaagaatgtattTTGAAAGTGGAAGCTGAAAACGATCTTCAAAAGAACTTGGAACGAGCTAAGGAAGATCTtgaagagaaattaaattacatcgaAAACATGAGAGAAGAATTTGAAACTAATACGAGTGCTTTGAAGAAGGAATTAAACGAGATGAAGAGAACTATCGAGGAGGTTAACGAAAGGCACGCGACTGAGAAACAATCGTTGATATCGGAATATGAGAAGATTGTCGAAGATAAGAACAAgcaaatagaaatgaaatctcAACAATTGGCAACAGAGTCGCAAAAACATTTGGAAAATCAGAGCAACGTTTTGGAAAATTTAAAAGCTGAGAATATGAAACGTATCAACGAGTTATCCGAATCGTTTGGTCAACAATTGAATGTTAAAGATACGAAACTTAAAGAAATATCTACGCAATTGAACGAGAAAATTTCAGAAGCTCGAAAACTCACCAACGAGTTGTCCGATCAACAggatttgtataataaaaaggacAAGGAATTGAATGATACATTGCAAAAACTTGAAG AATTAAATTCACAATTGAAAGCGGccgaagataaaaatgttttgcTTTCTGATCAACTTCGGACTCGGGAACATGCGGCCGAggatacgaagaaaataatgaaggagaaagaaaaattg GAAGAAGACTTGTCTATGTTAAGAGCTACGGCAACAGATTCCTCTgcatatttagaaaaattgaacgaagaattgaaaataaaagacaaagagcTTATGGAAATACGAGCTTCCATGACGGCAGAGATCGgagaattaaagaaacaatttcaagaagaaatcgaagagaaatccAAATACATCGAAGAGATTAGTTTAGACACGTCGCAGaaatcaatgataataaataaagtagaGAAGGAAATTTCTGAATTGAAATCAATCGTCGAAAGCAAAGACGAAGAGATAAAACATCTAGTAGAAAAGAATTCAG AATTACAGTATGCTCTTACATTATCCGAGCAAACTAAAACGAATTTGGAAAGTGAACTTCGAGTATTCGAATCTAATATAGAGAATTTAAATCAACAATTAACAAGGGCTGAAGAGAAGCTAGTAAATGTATCTTCccagaaagagaaattg GAATTGGATATAGCAAACTTGATAAGTAGTTCTGCGAATTCCTCCGAACaattaacgaaatataacGAGGAGTTgcgggaaaaagaaagagaaattgataaattacAAGAGAAGGTctatcaaagagaaaatcaatTGACAAGCGCGCAAGGAAGATTAGAAAGTACGGAAGAAgaacttaataaaaatatatcttcgttGCAACAATTACGTTTAGAGACGGAGGATGTTAAAtcagaattaattaaagagaaaagacagtGCGTCGAATTATccgagaagataaaagaacagGAATCTAAGGAAAAGGATCTTCTCGGTGCAATAGAAATTGCAAAAGCTACGGAAATAActttgaaagagaaatgtgAAACGATCTCTGATCTTACCGAACGATTAAACCAAattgaggaagaaaaagttattCTTCGTAAACGGTATGAAACTGCAGAGGagtcgtttaaaaaagaatcgtcgAGTCTTCGAAAACAATTGGATGATGTCAAGACAGAATTGATTACGTCgcaagaagaaatgaaagctTTGCAAAAGGCGAAAGTAAAGTTGGAAGCTGATCAAAGTGCGAATCGTTGGTCGATCGAAGAATTAACTGAGAAGCTCACCTCGGAAACGGAAGCTCGATCTAAAATTGAATCTTTAATTTCTGAAAAggattcgaaaataaaatcgttagaAAACGTACTTTCAGATTTAcgacgagaaaaggaaactataacgttaaataaagaaactatACATCAAGATTTCACGAACACATTGAATACTATGGAAAATACTATAAcggatttaaataaaaaattagttgTCGCTACTGGAGATATAGAAACTAAGAGTAACGAATTGGCTGTTGCACAAGCAGAAGCTGAGCAacgtaaaatagaaatttcggAGCTCGCAAAGGAATTAGATTCCTTCAAAAATTCTCAAATACAGTCCAACGATAAATTGAATGGTTTAGAGgataaattaaaggaaaaggaCGATGAACTTCGTAAAGCTGATGAAAATAAGATtagtttagaaaataatttaaaacaattaGAAATAGAATTGAAGAATGTACAATCCGATGTAGTTACTAAGAATAATTTACTTACtgaattgaatgaaaaaataagaaatatacagGATACTAAGGAAGATTCTATAATTCAATTACAAAATAAGTTGGAAAATGATATTAAGGCTAAAGAATCTGCATTAGATATTAGTAAGAAGCGTAAtaatgaattagaaaaagaaaaagagtcgCTTGAAGAACTTCTTGCAAAACAAACTGCTGATTTAAATGCGAATGAAGtaactataaataatttaaaggaACAATTAAAAACTTTACAAGATAGGCAAGAACGACAAACGAAAGCTGAAGATGAttctaagaaagaagaagttaaAGTTATGTTGAACGAGATAGAGGAAATGcataaacaacaacaaaatttattaattacgaaagattctctcgaaaaattaattaaggaACAAGATAGTAAAATTGATATGTTAACAAATACTATTAAAAGTAAGGAGAAGGAAGCCGAAAAAAATACGCAAAAtctcattgaaaaattaaatattgttacgACAGAAGCAGCACAATTGAAAGAAGTACAAAGTCGTCT ggagaaggaaaataaacaGATTACTTCAAAATTATCTGAGGCTACGAATCAATTGAAATTATCACgtgaaaacataaaaaataattttgat GCAGCTGGAGGTGATATGAATCAAGAAATGg ataaagaCATTGATGTGataagattaaaagaagaaaacgagacgGTTAAAAGTCagatcgattttttaaattctgtAATAGTGGATATgcagagaaaaaatgaaacccTCTTGTGTAAAATAGAAGTTTTAGAGATGGGTGTACCCGCAAATGAAGCAGACGATTACAATCG GAGTACattagaaaaacgaaataaagcaCCTCGTATGTTCTGTGATATTTGCGATCAATTTGATTTACACGAGACAGAGGATTGCCCGCGTCAAGCACAAGATTTTTCAGAATctgaaaagattataaaatctCCGAAGAAACCATCTTTGGAGAGACCGTATTGTGAGAATTGCGAAa CCTTTGGACACGACACACGTGATTGCGATGATACAGAAACATATTAA